Within the Methanomicrobia archaeon genome, the region AGCAGATCGCATTGCCGCGTACTCGCAGCCCCATGCCGAACCTGATCAGCTCTTCATCCGCCCTGTCTCGTACAATAAGGGCGAGCACGCCGGTGCCATCATCGACCCTCACCATTCGCTCCCCCGGGCTGTTCTCGGCCGGGGTCGAGGTCGAGACCACCGCCGCCTCTATGAGCACATCAAATGCACCGTCGCCGCAGAGGAGCTCGCCGATCTGCATCATTCGTGGCTTGTTGAGCTCGGCGAAGCTGGGAAACTCGATATCCGTGCCGAGCACGTGGAGGTTGGCTGATGCTCCAACGTACAAGGTCGGTAGCTCCTTCCACCGTTTCACCGGCACGTTCTCCAGGGCAACGACGCTGTTTCTCGTGAGCTCTTCGCGCGCCACCCCCGAGATGAAGGGTACTTTCGCGGACTCATCCGCAAGGACGCCGTAAAGAACTCGCTGTCGGCCTCGATCCTTCGTCTGGAGTTCGCGACGCGCAACCTCGAGCACTCTTCCAACTGTGCTTATTCCCGTTTCACCGCTCCTGAGTCCACGCAGTCCGCGGCTTTCGCCACTGGAGAACCGGAAGAACCCGTGTTTGCCGTAGATCTGCTGCATCGTTGTCCGAGTAGAAAGAAGTCGCGGCGAAGAAAATACTTTTTCTCTTCCGGACTAACCCTTGTTTATACTGAGCAGTAAGGCCGCGATCACCGCTCAGTTTCAGGATGATCTGATCTGTTCCGAGCCGAAACGCGGAGCTACCCATGGCGAAACAGGATGTAGTGGGCTTAGGCGCTTTGAATTGCGATGTGCTTTACGCTGTGGAGCGCATAGCGCGAGGCGGTGAAGAAGTGGGCATTCTGGATATAAAGAAAGCCCCGGGCGGATCGGCGGCAAATACCATCGTGGCACTGGCGCGGTTGGGCGCGTCCGTCGGGTTCGTGGGTGTGGTGGGAAGCGATGAGGAAGGCCAGCTGATTGTGGACGATTTCTGTACCGAACAGGTAGCAACGCGAATAACAAGAGCAGAAGGGTACACGGGCGCCGCGATCGGGTTCGTGGATGCGGAGGGCGAGCGTGCGTTGTACATCTATCCCGGCGTCAACGACCAGCTCACTATGGCGGATATCGATCTGGAGTTCGTGAACGACGCGCAGTTCCTCCATACAAGCTCGTTCGTGAACGACGCGCAACTGGCGATGCAGCGCGAACTGGCCCGTGAACTGCATGCACAGCTCAGCTTCAGCCCCGGGATGCTCTGCTTCTCCCATACGCTACCGGACCTGGAGGAGCTGATAGCGCGCAGCGCCGTGGTCTTTCTCAGCCTCGGTGAATTGAACTGCCTGGTTTCAGTCGGGGATTACGAACGAGGTGCTGAGATCCTTATCGGTTCCGGTGCTCAGACCGTCTGCGTGACACTGGGTGCAAAGGGCTGCTTCATTGCTGATCAATCGGGCGCGGCGCACCTTGTCGCGGCATATCCAGCGCAGGCCATAGATACGACGGGTGCGGGCGATGCATTCGCCGCTGGCTTCCTCTTCGGACTGCTGCATGAAAAGAGTCTGCAGGAATGTGGCAAGATCGGCAATTTCGTCGCGTCACGCTGTATCCGCGAATACGGGTGCCGTAAGGGACTACCCTCTGCACGTGATTTGAGCTCAATCGAGTGAGCGCAAAGAGAGCACATACACGTTCATCAATCGACCTTCACAGCTCTCCACTGCTCCGAACGTTTGTAACGCCTGTTCCAGCCACGCCAGATCGACGGGCGTATAGTCCTTGAATTCGTGGATCTTCTTGAATCCCGCGGCGTTCAATTCCGCCAGTATAACCGCTTCGCTCGCCACCCGAGCGGCTTCACGGAGCAGACGAAGACGCTTGAGCGGCTCGATATGATGCAGAATCCCAAAGCCGATGACCACCTCAAAACGGCCGCTGAGGTATGGCAGCGCGGTCGCATCGGCCTGCTCGACGATGATTTTGTCACTGAGTCCCTCACGCTCCACCTCGCACCGCGCCTCACGCACGGCCACTTCAGAGACGTCAACGGTCGTGACGCGACAGTCGAACTCGCGGGCCGCGATGATCGCCAGCGGACCCGCGCCAAGGTCAAGAAGGTGTTTACCCCGAACGTTCCAGCGCCGTAAAATCGCCGCACGCTCGATTATGCCCCGCTCATCCTCTTCCATCTCGCGCGTTCTTGTTAAGTAGGTGGTACCGGTATTATGTTAGTATGGACCCGGAGCGGTTACTGTGCGTCAAAGCAGCAAAGCGAGCAGGCGAGGATATCCGGCAAGCCTTGCTGGCGCGCGGCCTGCTGCGAACCGACGCGAAGATC harbors:
- a CDS encoding class I SAM-dependent methyltransferase, producing the protein MEEDERGIIERAAILRRWNVRGKHLLDLGAGPLAIIAAREFDCRVTTVDVSEVAVREARCEVEREGLSDKIIVEQADATALPYLSGRFEVVIGFGILHHIEPLKRLRLLREAARVASEAVILAELNAAGFKKIHEFKDYTPVDLAWLEQALQTFGAVESCEGRLMNVYVLSLRSLD
- a CDS encoding carbohydrate kinase family protein: MAKQDVVGLGALNCDVLYAVERIARGGEEVGILDIKKAPGGSAANTIVALARLGASVGFVGVVGSDEEGQLIVDDFCTEQVATRITRAEGYTGAAIGFVDAEGERALYIYPGVNDQLTMADIDLEFVNDAQFLHTSSFVNDAQLAMQRELARELHAQLSFSPGMLCFSHTLPDLEELIARSAVVFLSLGELNCLVSVGDYERGAEILIGSGAQTVCVTLGAKGCFIADQSGAAHLVAAYPAQAIDTTGAGDAFAAGFLFGLLHEKSLQECGKIGNFVASRCIREYGCRKGLPSARDLSSIE